Proteins co-encoded in one Thamnophis elegans isolate rThaEle1 chromosome 1, rThaEle1.pri, whole genome shotgun sequence genomic window:
- the FEM1A gene encoding protein fem-1 homolog A has product MDLRLAVYNAAREGKLKLLQKLLGGRGREERQRLAAGPGGAEGPPLLIASRHGHREVVEYLVDHCGARVGAGGSVRFDGETIEGAPPLWAAAAAGHLPVVRSLLERGACVNQTTLTNSTPLRAACFDGHLAVVRYLVGECGADLEVANRHGHTCLMIACYKGHADIARYLLERGAQVNRRSLKGNTALHDCAESGSLEILRLLLARGAQMERDGYAMTPLLAASVTGHANIVEFLIRGALEEPESRDTEEETEDQQGEEEEETEDETGGSHVYCTREAAVEALELLGATMVDHKRDLLGALKHWRRAMELRLRGGEGLSKPEPRQRVLAYDYAQEASSMEELESLITDPDEMRMQALLIRERILGPSHPDTSYYIRYRGAVYADSGNFERCINLWKYALEMQQGNLEPLSPMTASSFLSFAELFSYVLQDHSKGALGTQLGFSDLMVVLSKGVREVERALQHRKDPVADASQFTKALSIILHLVFLLEKVECSPEQEHQKRQTIYRLLKCHPRGKNGFTPLHMAVDKDTTTVGRYPVGKFPSLHVVNLLLECGADPDSRDYDNNTPLHVAARNNCPLIMSALMEAGAHMDATNAFKQTAYELLDEKQLTKAMMQPFNYITLQCLAARALDKHKIPYKGSIPEELEAFIELH; this is encoded by the coding sequence ATGGACCTGCGCCTGGCCGTCTACAACGCGGCCCGGGAGGGGAAGCTGAAGCTGCTGCAGAAGCTGCTGGGCGGCCGCGGCCGGGAGGAGCGTCAGCGTCTGGCGGCGGGGCCGGGCGGCGCGGAAGGCCCGCCGTTGCTGATCGCTTCCCGCCACGGTCACCGTGAGGTGGTGGAGTACCTGGTGGACCACTGCGGCGCGCGGGTGGGCGCGGGCGGGTCGGTGCGCTTCGACGGGGAGACCATCGAAGGGGCCCCGCCGCTgtgggccgccgccgccgccgggcaCCTGCCGGTGGTGCGGAGCCTGCTGGAGCGCGGCGCCTGCGTCAACCAGACCACGCTGACCAACTCGACGCCGCTGCGGGCGGCCTGCTTCGACGGGCACCTGGCCGTGGTGCGCTACTTGGTGGGCGAGTGCGGCGCCGACCTGGAGGTGGCCAACCGGCACGGCCACACCTGCCTGATGATCGCCTGCTACAAGGGCCACGCCGACATCGCCCGCTACCTGCTGGAGAGGGGCGCCCAGGTCAACCGCCGCAGCCTGAAGGGCAACACGGCCCTGCACGACTGCGCCGAGTCTGGCAGCCTGGAGATCCTTCGCCTGCTGTTGGCTCGCGGGGCACAGATGGAGCGGGACGGCTATGCCATGACCCCGCTGCTGGCCGCCAGCGTCACCGGCCACGCCAACATCGTGGAGTTCCTCATCCGGGGGGCGCTGGAGGAACCCGAAAGCCGAGACACCGAGGAGGAGACAGAGGATCagcaaggagaggaagaggaggagacggAGGATGAGACCGGCGGATCCCACGTCTACTGCACCCGAGAGGCCGCGGTGGAGGCGCTGGAGCTGCTGGGCGCCACCATGGTGGACCACAAGCGCGACCTGCTAGGTGCCCTGAAGCATTGGCGCCGGGCGATGGAGCTGCGTCTCCGAGGGGGCGAGGGTCTCTCCAAACCGGAGCCTCGGCAGCGGGTGCTGGCTTACGACTACGCCCAAGAAGCGAGCAGCATGGAGGAGCTGGAGTCGCTCATCACGGATCCCGATGAGATGAGGATGCAGGCCTTGTTGATCCGAGAACGTATCCTGGGACCGTCTCACCCGGATACCTCGTATTATATCCGCTACCGGGGGGCCGTCTATGCCGATTCGGGCAACTTTGAGCGGTGCATTAACCTGTGGAAGTATGCCCTGGAGATGCAGCAGGGCAACCTGGAGCCCTTGAGCCCCATGACCGCCAGCAGCTTCCTCTCCTTTGCCGAGCTCTTCTCCTACGTGCTGCAGGACCACTCGAAGGGCGCCTTAGGGACTCAGCTGGGTTTCTCTGACCTCATGGTGGTTCTGAGCAAAGGGGTCCGTGAGGTTGAGAGGGCCCTCCAGCACCGGAAGGACCCGGTGGCGGACGCTTCCCAGTTCACCAAAGCCCTATCCATCATCCTCCACTTGGTCTTTTTGCTGGAGAAAGTCGAGTGCTCTCCCGAGCAGGAGCACCAGAAGCGCCAAACCATCTACCGCTTGCTGAAGTGTCACCCGCGAGGCAAGAACGGCTTCACCCCGTTGCACATGGCGGTGGACAAGGACACGACCACGGTGGGCCGCTACCCGGTGGGGAAGTTCCCTTCTCTCCACGTGGTGAACCTCCTGCTGGAGTGCGGGGCCGACCCGGACAGTCGGGATTACGACAACAACACCCCGCTGCACGTGGCCGCCCGGAACAATTGCCCCCTCATCATGAGCGCCCTCATGGAGGCCGGAGCTCACATGGATGCGACCAACGCTTTCAAACAGACGGCCTACGAGCTCCTGGACGAGAAGCAGCTCACCAAGGCCATGATGCAGCCTTTTAATTACATCACCTTACAGTGCCTTGCCGCCCGAGCGCTGGATAAACACAAGATCCCTTATAAGGGTTCCATCCCTGAAGAGTTGGAAGCCTTCATTGAGCTACATTAG